One Calditrichota bacterium DNA window includes the following coding sequences:
- a CDS encoding PTS sugar transporter subunit IIA, with the protein MTREELARLFSEQRFIVPMRAKNKDEVLEELLDTFVREGLIRNRAIVLEMLHKRESLGSTGIGKGVAIPHGRSTAVPDVSIAFGRSAAPIDFDSIDGKPAQLFFMVLAPPQELNSRYLPALGRLVELVNESKNRKRLLAAESFAEFVAVIKGEE; encoded by the coding sequence ATGACGCGCGAAGAATTGGCTCGGCTCTTCTCTGAACAGCGTTTCATAGTGCCGATGCGGGCAAAGAACAAGGATGAGGTCCTGGAAGAACTCCTGGATACCTTTGTGCGGGAGGGGCTAATCAGGAATCGGGCCATCGTCCTCGAGATGCTGCACAAGCGCGAGAGCTTGGGCAGCACCGGCATCGGCAAGGGGGTAGCCATCCCCCACGGGAGATCCACTGCCGTGCCCGACGTGAGCATTGCCTTCGGCAGGAGCGCGGCCCCCATCGACTTTGATTCCATCGACGGTAAGCCGGCCCAGCTGTTCTTCATGGTGCTGGCCCCGCCGCAAGAGTTGAACAGCCGCTACCTCCCAGCCTTGGGCAGACTGGTGGAACTGGTCAACGAGAGCAAGAATCGTAAGCGCCTACTGGCGGCGGAGAGCTTTGCGGAATTCGTCGCCGTCATCAAGGGAGAAGAGTGA
- a CDS encoding mannose-1-phosphate guanylyltransferase, translated as MFALIMAGGVGTRFWPRSRMRRPKQVLNIFGQRSLIQDTIARLSGLVPCDKIFVICLEAQREILAQQLPELSPQQIIAEPRGKDTAPCIGLGALYLRRIDPEAVMVAMPADHVVARERAFRKVLKAAEIIARTRDCLVTIGIQPTYPATGYGYIQHETTELQRLAGVSCYAVKTFAEKPSLEYAQQFLASGDFLWNSGIFVWKVSRILAEIESKLPELYEGLCEIDRHLGKKTERKVIERVYRQTRSISIDYGVMEKSDNIVVLKGDFGWSDVGSWDEVYKLGRRDHQDNVSEGELASYEARGCYVWAPNKLVALLGVNDLVVVDTEDALLICPRQRSQEVKQLVDAMRRRNFDRYL; from the coding sequence ATGTTTGCTCTCATCATGGCCGGGGGCGTAGGCACGCGTTTTTGGCCGCGGAGCCGCATGCGCCGACCGAAACAGGTGTTGAACATTTTCGGGCAGCGGTCGCTGATCCAGGATACCATAGCACGACTTTCCGGCCTGGTGCCCTGCGACAAGATCTTCGTCATCTGCTTGGAGGCACAGCGCGAGATCCTCGCCCAGCAACTGCCTGAGCTGTCGCCGCAGCAGATTATCGCCGAGCCGCGCGGCAAGGATACCGCCCCGTGCATCGGTTTGGGCGCCCTCTATTTGCGCCGCATAGATCCCGAGGCGGTGATGGTCGCCATGCCTGCCGACCATGTGGTGGCGCGGGAACGGGCGTTCCGCAAAGTCCTGAAGGCGGCAGAAATCATCGCCCGCACCCGCGACTGCCTGGTGACCATCGGCATTCAGCCCACCTATCCGGCCACTGGCTATGGGTATATCCAGCACGAAACCACTGAACTGCAGAGGCTCGCCGGGGTGTCGTGCTATGCCGTCAAGACTTTCGCCGAAAAGCCGTCTCTGGAATACGCGCAGCAGTTCTTGGCCAGTGGCGACTTTTTGTGGAACAGTGGCATTTTCGTTTGGAAAGTGAGCCGTATCCTTGCCGAGATCGAAAGCAAGCTGCCGGAGCTTTATGAGGGGCTGTGCGAGATTGACCGCCACCTCGGCAAGAAGACGGAGCGAAAGGTCATTGAGCGCGTCTACCGCCAGACGCGCAGCATCTCCATCGACTACGGGGTCATGGAAAAGTCCGACAACATCGTGGTGCTCAAGGGCGACTTTGGCTGGAGCGATGTGGGCAGTTGGGATGAAGTCTACAAGCTGGGGCGGCGCGACCACCAGGACAACGTGAGCGAAGGGGAATTGGCCAGCTACGAGGCGCGCGGCTGCTACGTGTGGGCGCCCAACAAGCTGGTTGCCCTGCTGGGTGTCAACGACCTCGTGGTGGTTGACACCGAGGATGCGCTGCTCATCTGCCCACGTCAGCGTTCCCAAGAGGTCAAACAGCTGGTGGACGCCATGCGTCGCCGCAATTTCGACCGGTATCTGTAG
- the trxA gene encoding thioredoxin, producing MGQLLELSEANFGEQVTSAPGVVVVDFSAQWCAPCRTVAQVIAEVADEYNGRVKVGNVDVTKNNRLASRFGVAMIPTVLFFKNGKVAGQLVGSISKQRIVDRIEQLL from the coding sequence ATGGGCCAGCTACTGGAGCTAAGCGAAGCAAACTTTGGTGAGCAGGTGACGTCCGCCCCCGGGGTCGTGGTGGTGGACTTTTCTGCGCAATGGTGTGCCCCGTGCCGCACGGTGGCACAGGTCATTGCCGAGGTGGCCGACGAGTACAACGGTAGGGTGAAGGTGGGAAATGTGGACGTCACGAAGAACAACCGGCTCGCCAGCCGCTTTGGCGTGGCGATGATCCCCACCGTGCTCTTCTTCAAGAATGGCAAGGTGGCCGGCCAGCTTGTGGGCTCTATTTCCAAACAGCGCATTGTGGACAGGATCGAACAACTCCTTTGA